A genomic region of Helicoverpa armigera isolate CAAS_96S chromosome 31, ASM3070526v1, whole genome shotgun sequence contains the following coding sequences:
- the LOC110380283 gene encoding U6 snRNA-associated Sm-like protein LSm4, with protein sequence MLPLSLLRTAQNHPMLVELKNGETYNGHLVSCDNWMNINLREVICTSRDGDKFWRMPECYIRGSTIKYLRIPDEVIDMVKEETQVKSRSRSEVSKGRGGGQNMRTGRGGNRGTFGNRGRPAPLARGGQGRNPQNKKK encoded by the exons ATGTTGCCTTTATCGCTTTTACGAACTGCGCAGAACCATCCTATGTTGGTGGAATTGAAAAATGGAGAGACATACAACGGTCATCTAGTTAGTTGCGATAATTGGATGAATATTAACCTTAGGGAAGTTATTTGCACGTCTAGAGACGGTGACAAGTTCTGGAGGATGCCAGAATGTTATATACGAGGCAGTACGATCAAGTATTTACGTATACCTGATGAGGTTATTGACATGGTGAAAGAGGAGACTCAG GTAAAATCCCGAAGCCGCAGCGAAGTCTCCAAGGGTCGCGGCGGCGGTCAGAACATGCGAACAGGGCGAGGCGGCAACCGAGGAACTTTCGGTAACCGCGGCCGACCCGCGCCCCTCGCGCGCGGCGGACAGGGCCGCAACCCGCAGAATAAGAAGAAATAA